A region of Pyxidicoccus parkwaysis DNA encodes the following proteins:
- a CDS encoding ATP-binding protein, giving the protein MDDNPANLLALEVVLAPLHVRLHKATSGREALRHLMREDYAVILLDVQMEGLSGLETAALIKQRERSREVPIIFITAHQWSQQEVLEAYGSGAVDFLTKPFVPQVLCAKVSVFIELYRARQDVRRQAVLFQARERELLERSHQEHLHRIFMQQSSAGIAITRGPDFVFEFANPLYEKIIGRRVPLGRTLSEVVPEVLAQPRVMAALRRVLETGEPFVGTEFSVLLDRRGTGELDEAFFNLSYQPTRDARGGVDGLIIFAVDVTEHVRARRHAESLAADLKRKAEQLARWDQLFQHAGWGIASTDPDTWRLNAVNSAFARMHGYDSPEQLLGVHVSELVAPGTFDHFRAELERTIEKGHHTYENVHVRRDGTRIPILVDGVALKDEHGHVTYRAASFQDQTERKEAEDRFAFLARAGEVLASSLDEGTVLQRLAELTVPQLADWSAVDMLTEHGTVERRVVVHGSPEKVALAFEIARRWPIDVSTHGGIAQVLRTGEPLCIPEVPEAALPGLSRGDEHLALSRKLSLRSSLCVPLQARGRVLGALSLSIESGPRRYGLRDVELARELARRASLCLDNALLFQEMKETQALTERLQGITAALSRSASVEEMAEVIIHEGLQATRAQRGAFLQVRDGVVRWVRHFGYDEAVAAALTPMPLSRAPNLARVLLSREPVWASSLEEYLAHVPEVTVPADILGEGARALLPLVTEQRVLGFIVLRWTEARAFRPKEKAFLEALTRQCAQALERAELYRDAQAAVRLRDEFLSVASHELKTPLTSLRLQHALIERAVAEGPGEKVHTRMAAAARQVDRLASLVDSLLDVSRLSLGKLAMEISEVDLSQVVRDAHERLEAVFAQAGCEVFLTLGADVRGQWDGSRLEQVVVNLLSNAAKYGAGKPVAIEVEMDGGMACLRVRDEGIGISTEALSRLFGRFERGVSERHYGGLGLGLYISRQIVEAMGGTIDVRSELGQGALFTVRLPIARRPTTST; this is encoded by the coding sequence GTGGATGACAACCCGGCGAATCTCCTGGCGCTGGAGGTGGTCCTCGCGCCGTTGCACGTGCGGCTGCACAAGGCCACCTCGGGCCGCGAGGCCCTGCGCCACCTGATGCGGGAGGACTACGCCGTCATCCTGCTGGACGTGCAGATGGAGGGGCTGAGCGGCCTGGAGACGGCCGCGCTCATCAAGCAGCGGGAGCGCTCGCGCGAGGTGCCCATCATCTTCATCACCGCGCACCAGTGGTCGCAGCAGGAGGTGCTCGAGGCCTACGGCTCCGGCGCGGTGGACTTCCTCACCAAGCCCTTCGTCCCGCAGGTGCTCTGCGCGAAGGTGTCCGTCTTCATCGAGCTGTATCGCGCGCGCCAGGACGTCCGCCGTCAGGCCGTGCTGTTCCAGGCCCGCGAGCGCGAGCTGCTGGAGCGCTCCCACCAGGAGCACCTGCACCGCATCTTCATGCAGCAGTCGTCGGCGGGCATCGCGATTACGCGGGGCCCGGACTTCGTCTTCGAGTTCGCCAATCCACTCTACGAGAAAATCATCGGCCGCCGCGTGCCGCTCGGCCGCACGCTGTCGGAGGTGGTGCCGGAGGTCCTCGCGCAGCCCAGGGTGATGGCGGCGCTGCGCCGTGTGCTGGAGACGGGCGAGCCCTTCGTGGGCACGGAGTTCTCGGTGCTGCTGGACCGCCGCGGCACCGGCGAACTGGACGAGGCCTTCTTCAACCTCTCCTACCAGCCCACCCGGGACGCCCGGGGCGGGGTGGACGGGCTCATCATCTTCGCGGTGGACGTGACGGAGCACGTGCGCGCGCGCAGGCACGCCGAGTCACTCGCGGCGGACCTGAAGCGCAAGGCGGAGCAGCTCGCGCGGTGGGACCAGCTCTTCCAGCACGCGGGCTGGGGCATCGCGAGCACGGACCCGGACACGTGGAGGCTCAACGCGGTCAACTCCGCGTTCGCGCGCATGCACGGGTACGACAGCCCCGAGCAGCTCCTCGGCGTGCACGTCAGCGAGCTCGTCGCCCCCGGAACCTTCGACCATTTCCGCGCGGAGCTGGAGCGGACCATCGAGAAGGGCCACCACACGTACGAGAACGTCCACGTCCGCCGGGACGGCACCCGCATCCCCATCCTCGTGGACGGGGTGGCGTTGAAGGACGAGCACGGCCACGTCACCTACCGGGCCGCGAGCTTCCAGGACCAGACCGAGCGCAAGGAGGCGGAGGACCGCTTCGCCTTCCTCGCGCGCGCGGGCGAGGTGCTGGCGTCGTCCCTCGACGAGGGCACAGTGCTCCAGCGGCTCGCGGAGCTGACGGTGCCGCAGCTCGCGGACTGGTCCGCGGTGGACATGCTCACGGAGCACGGCACCGTGGAGCGGCGGGTGGTGGTGCACGGGAGTCCGGAGAAGGTAGCGCTGGCCTTCGAGATTGCGCGCCGCTGGCCCATCGACGTGAGCACCCACGGCGGCATCGCCCAGGTGCTGCGCACGGGGGAGCCCCTGTGCATCCCCGAGGTTCCGGAAGCGGCCCTGCCGGGGCTGTCTCGCGGCGACGAGCACCTGGCGCTGAGCCGGAAGCTGAGCCTGCGCTCCAGCCTCTGCGTGCCGCTCCAGGCGCGTGGCCGGGTGCTGGGAGCGTTGTCGCTCTCCATCGAATCCGGCCCCCGGCGCTACGGGCTCCGGGACGTGGAGCTGGCGCGCGAGCTGGCCCGTCGCGCGAGCCTCTGTCTGGACAACGCGCTCCTCTTCCAGGAGATGAAGGAGACCCAGGCGCTCACCGAGCGCTTGCAGGGCATCACCGCCGCGCTGTCCCGCTCCGCGTCGGTGGAGGAGATGGCGGAGGTCATCATCCACGAGGGACTCCAGGCCACGCGGGCGCAGCGGGGGGCCTTCCTGCAGGTCCGCGATGGGGTGGTGCGCTGGGTGCGTCACTTCGGCTACGACGAGGCCGTCGCGGCCGCGTTGACGCCGATGCCGCTGTCGCGGGCGCCCAACCTGGCCAGGGTGCTCCTCAGCCGGGAGCCGGTGTGGGCCTCCTCGCTCGAGGAGTACCTGGCCCACGTGCCGGAGGTGACCGTCCCCGCGGACATCCTGGGCGAGGGCGCGCGGGCCCTCCTGCCGCTGGTGACGGAGCAGCGGGTGCTCGGGTTCATCGTGCTGCGGTGGACGGAGGCGCGGGCCTTCCGGCCGAAGGAGAAGGCCTTCCTGGAGGCCCTCACCCGGCAGTGCGCCCAGGCGCTGGAGCGCGCGGAGCTGTACCGCGACGCCCAGGCGGCGGTCCGTCTGCGCGACGAGTTCCTCTCCGTGGCGAGCCACGAGTTGAAGACGCCGCTCACGTCGCTGCGCCTGCAGCACGCGCTCATCGAGCGGGCCGTGGCGGAGGGGCCCGGCGAGAAGGTGCACACGCGGATGGCGGCGGCGGCGCGGCAGGTGGACCGGCTGGCGTCGCTGGTGGACAGCCTCCTGGACGTGAGCCGGCTGTCGCTGGGCAAGCTCGCGATGGAGATTTCGGAGGTGGACCTCTCGCAGGTGGTCCGCGACGCCCACGAGCGGTTGGAGGCGGTGTTCGCCCAGGCGGGCTGCGAGGTGTTCCTGACGCTGGGCGCGGACGTGCGCGGGCAGTGGGACGGCTCGCGGTTGGAGCAGGTGGTGGTGAACCTGCTCTCCAACGCGGCGAAGTACGGTGCCGGCAAGCCCGTCGCCATCGAGGTGGAGATGGACGGCGGCATGGCCTGCCTGCGCGTGCGGGACGAGGGCATCGGCATCTCCACCGAGGCCCTGTCGCGCCTCTTCGGCCGGTTCGAGCGGGGCGTGTCCGAGCGCCACTACGGAGGCCTCGGGCTGGGGCTCTACATCTCCCGGCAGATTGTCGAAGCCATGGGAGGCACCATCGACGTGCGCAGCGAATTGGGACAGGGGGCGCTCTTCACGGTGCGGCTGCCGATAGCCCGGCGTCCCACGACGTCCACGTAG
- a CDS encoding M14 family zinc carboxypeptidase, with protein sequence MTELLTRAEASKYKQTSRHSDVLAFVDELCTRTKLVRRVDFGKSGEGQPLVALIVSDRNCFTPELARKQKKVIVLVEANIHAGEVEGKEAVLGLARDLTLTKLGKKLLDKLCLVLVPNFNPDGNDRISPNNRKLNLEALEGQVNPEGGVGTRYTGEGWNLNRDNTKQEGPETRALAALHQTWWPHVFIDCHTTDGSIHANDLTFDTSHSNEPLFTELREFNRDMLERVAKAVKKGHKFDSYWYGNYRVEGDPNSGWHTYPALPRFGSHYRGLLGRIDVLLETYSYIDFKRRCAVTRAWLLELLRDAAKNATRYRAITAAEEERIIARGKTPDPQALVGINYGVATRDEKGALVFEYPAYVKPGDVATVLAYDEASIAARRYPGKRKKTYRVPHHRTFIPTQAVSTPVAYLVPAELASRLEGHGVQFERLSGAKHYTVDSYRVARREQTFSPDVAANVPPPGEAEVPLSQKPKPVRFETVLTVAPERTTREFPAGTLYVPTAQRTGTLAVYLLEPHSDDGLCRWQFLDGMITTGELYPIHRVVEAATAPKKAE encoded by the coding sequence ATGACCGAGCTGCTCACCCGTGCTGAAGCCTCGAAGTACAAGCAGACCTCCCGCCACTCCGATGTGCTCGCCTTCGTGGACGAGCTGTGCACCCGCACGAAGCTCGTACGCCGCGTGGACTTCGGAAAGAGCGGCGAGGGCCAGCCCCTGGTCGCGCTCATCGTCAGCGACCGCAACTGCTTCACGCCCGAGCTGGCGCGCAAGCAGAAGAAGGTCATCGTGCTGGTGGAGGCCAACATCCACGCGGGCGAGGTGGAGGGCAAGGAGGCCGTGCTCGGCCTGGCTCGAGACCTCACGCTCACGAAGCTGGGCAAGAAGCTCCTGGACAAGCTGTGCCTCGTGCTCGTCCCGAACTTCAACCCGGACGGCAATGACCGCATCAGCCCCAACAACCGCAAGCTCAACCTGGAGGCGCTCGAAGGCCAGGTGAACCCCGAGGGCGGCGTGGGCACGCGCTACACGGGCGAGGGGTGGAACCTCAACCGTGACAACACGAAGCAGGAGGGGCCGGAGACGCGCGCCCTCGCGGCGCTGCATCAGACGTGGTGGCCGCACGTGTTCATCGACTGCCACACCACCGACGGCAGCATCCACGCGAACGACCTCACCTTCGACACGTCGCACTCCAACGAGCCCCTCTTCACGGAGCTGCGCGAGTTCAACCGCGACATGCTGGAGCGCGTGGCCAAGGCGGTGAAGAAGGGCCACAAGTTCGACAGCTACTGGTACGGCAACTACCGCGTGGAGGGAGACCCGAACTCGGGCTGGCACACGTACCCGGCGCTGCCCCGCTTCGGCAGCCACTACCGAGGCCTGCTGGGCCGCATCGACGTGCTGCTGGAGACGTACAGCTACATCGACTTCAAGCGCCGCTGCGCCGTCACGCGGGCGTGGCTCCTGGAGCTGCTGCGCGACGCCGCGAAGAACGCCACCAGATACCGCGCCATCACCGCCGCCGAGGAGGAGCGCATCATCGCTCGCGGCAAGACGCCGGACCCGCAGGCGCTCGTGGGCATCAACTATGGCGTCGCCACGCGTGACGAGAAGGGCGCGCTCGTCTTCGAGTACCCCGCCTACGTGAAGCCCGGCGACGTAGCCACCGTGCTGGCCTACGACGAGGCGAGCATCGCGGCGCGGCGCTACCCGGGGAAGCGGAAGAAGACGTACCGCGTGCCGCACCACCGGACGTTCATCCCTACGCAGGCGGTGAGCACGCCGGTGGCGTACCTCGTCCCGGCGGAGCTGGCGTCGCGGCTGGAGGGGCACGGCGTCCAGTTCGAGCGGCTGTCCGGGGCGAAGCACTACACGGTGGACAGCTACCGCGTGGCGCGGCGCGAGCAGACGTTCAGCCCCGACGTCGCGGCCAACGTGCCGCCGCCGGGCGAGGCCGAGGTGCCGCTCAGCCAGAAGCCCAAGCCCGTGCGCTTCGAGACGGTGCTCACCGTGGCGCCCGAGCGCACCACGCGCGAGTTCCCCGCGGGCACGCTGTACGTGCCCACCGCGCAGCGCACCGGCACGCTCGCCGTGTACCTGCTGGAGCCGCACTCCGATGACGGCCTGTGCCGCTGGCAGTTCCTCGACGGCATGATTACGACGGGCGAGCTGTACCCCATCCACCGCGTGGTGGAGGCCGCCACCGCGCCGAAGAAGGCGGAGTGA
- a CDS encoding S41 family peptidase yields the protein MRHLDFLFAAAFVLGAGLAGCASSSVGVRPASSGEPELLLKDGTTPEAARGVWRSLGYGLVLTVTPDGLKLHHETSAGCYADPGGEDSLLTSLVYLVPGTSPDELTVVSDPGETEYLFKRIPALPPACAASVTWTPPRLFDVFAATFTEQYAFFPEHHVDWKARVAANRPRVTDATDARALFDVFTDMLTGVEDAHLGLAAEIDGEEHSFSAGEGITTRRLEERARKAGLPEREAKRGWLRAYRDGILHTVLQDTGHHVANQRIIHGRVGDLGYLNVLTMGGFVEGAPTLAEESVALKAALDEALTSFQGARAVIVDVSNNRGGYDAVARDIAARFAEARHLAYTKRPRAAAVAPQPFYVEPARGPRFTGPVYLVTSDVTVSAGEVFTLCMRALPNVTHVGTTTRGAFSDVIVKPLPNAWRMELSSEVYLDPKGILYEAQGIPPTRPLEIFPESDLDGGHTKAVLSLMELARQQTPEPPRSARADAAEERGPLR from the coding sequence TTGCGACACCTGGACTTCCTCTTCGCGGCCGCCTTCGTTCTGGGTGCCGGACTCGCCGGCTGTGCCTCCTCCTCCGTAGGTGTGCGTCCCGCGTCCTCGGGGGAGCCCGAGCTGCTGCTGAAGGACGGCACCACTCCGGAGGCCGCGCGTGGGGTGTGGCGCTCGCTCGGGTACGGGCTCGTGCTCACCGTCACCCCGGATGGGCTGAAGCTGCACCACGAAACCTCGGCCGGCTGCTACGCGGACCCTGGAGGCGAGGACAGCCTGCTGACGTCGCTCGTCTATCTCGTGCCGGGCACGTCCCCGGACGAGCTGACCGTGGTCAGCGACCCGGGCGAGACGGAGTACCTCTTCAAGCGAATCCCCGCCCTACCCCCGGCCTGCGCGGCCTCCGTCACGTGGACTCCGCCGCGCCTGTTCGACGTGTTCGCCGCGACCTTCACGGAGCAGTACGCCTTCTTCCCGGAGCACCACGTGGACTGGAAGGCACGCGTCGCCGCGAATCGCCCGCGCGTCACGGACGCGACGGATGCACGCGCGCTGTTCGATGTCTTCACGGACATGCTCACGGGGGTGGAGGACGCTCACCTCGGCCTCGCCGCCGAAATCGACGGGGAGGAGCATTCCTTCAGCGCGGGCGAGGGCATCACCACGCGGCGCCTGGAGGAACGGGCCCGCAAGGCCGGCCTTCCGGAGCGCGAGGCGAAGCGCGGCTGGCTGCGCGCGTACCGCGACGGCATCCTCCACACGGTGTTGCAGGACACGGGGCACCACGTGGCGAACCAGCGCATCATCCACGGCCGCGTGGGCGACCTCGGCTACCTCAACGTGCTGACGATGGGTGGCTTCGTCGAGGGCGCGCCCACGCTCGCCGAGGAGAGTGTCGCGCTGAAGGCCGCGCTCGACGAAGCACTCACCTCCTTCCAGGGCGCGCGGGCCGTCATCGTCGACGTGAGCAACAATCGCGGCGGGTATGACGCCGTGGCCCGGGACATCGCCGCGCGCTTCGCGGAGGCACGGCACCTCGCGTACACCAAGCGCCCCCGGGCGGCGGCCGTGGCGCCGCAGCCCTTCTACGTAGAGCCCGCGCGAGGCCCTCGCTTCACCGGGCCCGTCTACCTCGTGACGAGCGACGTCACCGTGAGCGCCGGCGAGGTCTTCACCCTCTGCATGCGCGCGCTGCCCAACGTCACGCACGTGGGCACCACGACGCGCGGCGCCTTCTCCGATGTCATCGTGAAGCCGCTGCCCAACGCGTGGCGCATGGAGCTGTCCAGCGAGGTGTACCTCGACCCGAAGGGCATCCTGTACGAAGCCCAGGGCATTCCTCCCACGCGGCCGCTCGAAATCTTCCCGGAGAGCGACCTCGATGGCGGGCACACGAAGGCCGTGCTGTCGCTGATGGAGCTCGCGAGGCAACAGACGCCCGAACCGCCGCGAAGTGCGCGGGCCGATGCAGCCGAGGAGCGCGGCCCACTCAGGTGA
- a CDS encoding D-2-hydroxyacid dehydrogenase family protein, translating into MPLNIAILDDYQRVSRSLAPWERLPEGSTLHVFDRHLADREELVAALQPFDVVVLMRERTPFPAALIERLPKLRLLVTTGGRNAAIDLEACRARGIPVCGTGNVGAPTAELAWGLILSLLKRIPVEDRALRAGTWQTGITEGLAGKRLGLLGLGKLGGQMARVGAAFGMEVVAWSQNLTDARAAEVGARRVEKQELFSMSDVVSLHLVLGERTRSIVGAVELNAMKRTAWFINTARAGLVDEVALLAVLSGQRIAGAGLDVFSVEPLPANHPLLSLPNVVLTPHLGYVTRENYAVFYRDALEDILAWHSGAPVRLLT; encoded by the coding sequence ATGCCCTTGAACATCGCCATCCTGGATGACTACCAGCGTGTCTCGCGCAGCCTCGCCCCATGGGAGCGGCTTCCCGAGGGCAGCACGCTGCACGTCTTCGACAGACACCTCGCGGACCGCGAGGAGTTGGTGGCGGCGCTCCAGCCCTTCGACGTCGTCGTCCTCATGCGCGAGCGCACGCCGTTCCCCGCCGCGCTCATCGAACGCCTGCCGAAGCTGCGACTGCTGGTGACGACGGGCGGGCGCAACGCGGCCATCGACCTGGAGGCCTGCCGTGCGCGAGGCATCCCCGTGTGCGGCACGGGAAACGTGGGCGCGCCGACGGCGGAGCTCGCCTGGGGCCTCATCCTCTCGCTGCTGAAGCGCATCCCCGTGGAGGACCGTGCGCTGCGCGCCGGTACGTGGCAGACCGGAATCACCGAGGGCCTCGCGGGCAAGCGATTGGGGCTGCTGGGGCTGGGGAAGCTCGGCGGGCAGATGGCGAGGGTGGGCGCCGCCTTTGGCATGGAGGTGGTGGCCTGGAGCCAGAACCTCACCGACGCGCGAGCAGCGGAGGTGGGCGCGCGCCGCGTGGAGAAGCAGGAGTTGTTCTCCATGTCCGACGTCGTGAGCCTGCACCTCGTCCTCGGTGAGCGCACGCGGAGCATCGTCGGGGCCGTAGAGCTGAACGCGATGAAGCGCACCGCGTGGTTCATCAACACCGCGCGCGCGGGACTCGTGGACGAGGTGGCGTTGCTCGCCGTGCTGAGCGGGCAGCGCATCGCCGGGGCCGGGCTGGATGTCTTCTCCGTGGAGCCTCTGCCGGCGAACCACCCGCTGCTCTCGCTGCCCAACGTCGTGCTGACACCGCACCTGGGCTACGTGACGCGGGAGAACTACGCCGTCTTCTACCGTGACGCGCTGGAGGACATCCTCGCGTGGCACTCCGGCGCGCCGGTGCGGCTGCTCACCTGA
- a CDS encoding HupE/UreJ family protein: MVMALAGLGSGALHALSGPDHLLSLAPLSVGRRQGAWRVGLLWGLGHGLGTLAASAVLLLVLSTVHLQGVERWAERLAALALMGMGLWGLKRRALTGPSEAETRNVIVVGLVHGLTGAAALLLILPAAVSGSLADKALYLGGFSIGSTAAMAGLTAGIARFSLKRRFSSAIGARVPRMASALSVALGGAWMVGSM; the protein is encoded by the coding sequence ATGGTGATGGCGCTCGCGGGTCTGGGTTCAGGTGCACTCCATGCTCTGTCGGGACCGGACCATCTGCTCAGCCTCGCGCCGCTGTCGGTGGGGCGGCGTCAGGGAGCGTGGCGGGTGGGGCTGCTCTGGGGCCTCGGTCACGGGCTGGGGACGCTGGCCGCGTCCGCCGTGCTGCTGCTGGTCCTCTCCACGGTGCACCTGCAAGGAGTCGAGCGCTGGGCCGAGCGGCTGGCCGCTCTCGCGCTGATGGGCATGGGCCTCTGGGGCCTGAAGCGGCGCGCGCTCACCGGCCCGTCCGAGGCGGAGACGCGCAATGTGATTGTGGTGGGCCTGGTGCACGGCCTCACGGGCGCGGCGGCCCTGCTGCTCATCCTTCCCGCGGCGGTGTCCGGCTCGCTCGCGGACAAGGCCCTCTACCTGGGAGGCTTCTCCATCGGCAGTACCGCCGCCATGGCCGGGCTCACGGCGGGCATCGCCCGCTTCTCGCTGAAGCGCCGCTTCTCTTCGGCCATCGGCGCCCGGGTACCGAGGATGGCGTCCGCTCTCTCCGTCGCCCTGGGGGGCGCCTGGATGGTCGGCAGTATGTGA